The genomic segment gagaaagaagagcaagggGTGGCGGGCGGTAGGGAGTGGAAGGGGGTGGACAGCAGCCCACACCAGGCTCGGGCCCCTGCGCCCTCACCCGCCTGCCGTCCCGAGGGCCCCCCAAGGACCCTCTGTCTGGTGGAGAAGATGGTCTTGAAGCAGGGGCTTCCGAGATCTGTGGCACTCGTGGGGGAGCAGGGAGCTCAGCCGTTCGCCGCCCTCCTGCACAGGGCGCCGTTCTGACTGCGTTTATTATTTCACATGACAACCCTGTGGTACCCAGTTGGCTTCATTTCTCAGGCAAATAACAGAGGCGCAGAGGTTAAGGAACTAACTAAAGGTCGCATGAGGGACgaagcccgcctgccgcaactaaagatcctgcgtgccgcaactaagacccggtgcagccaaaataaaaaataaaaaaaaaaaaggaaggaaggaaggaaggagtccaGTGCAGACCCCGGCGTTGGCCCCAGAATGTCCCCTTAGTCACTGCAGAAACACTTGGGCCTTGCCCTGTGATCCCCAGGCTCTGCCCGCTGGGCAGCCAGGCTGAGATGTGGGCAGTGCAAGGGGACCGGGGCCCCTGGTCTCTGCCCCGCGGGCAGAGGGCTGAGCGGAGGCTGCCTCCGGAGAAAAGCCTGCCCCACCCGCTTGAACCCTGCTGTCTCGTCTCCCCTTCAGCCTCAAGGCAGTCCTGGCCGGGAGCCCTCCGGACAACACAGTGGACCTGTCTGGCATCCCGCTGACCCCCCGTGACCTGGAGCGGGTGACCGGCTACCTGCAGCGCTGCGGGGAGCAGGTGGATAGCGTGGAGCTGGGCTTCACGGGCCTCACGGACGACATGGCCCTACAGCTGCTGCCCGCGCTGAGCACGCTGCCCCGGCTGACCACACTGGCCCTCAACGGCAACCGGCTGACGCGGGCCCTGCTGCGCGACCTCACCGACGCCCTGAAGGACCCCAGTAAGTTCCCCAGCGTCACGTGGATCGACCTGGGCAACAACGTGGACATCTTTTCACTGCCCCAGCCCTTCCTGCTCAGCCTGCGCAAGCGCTCCCCCAAGCAGGGTCACCTGCCCACCATCCTGGAGCTGGGCGAGGGCCCGGGCAGTGGGGACGAGGCCCGGGACGAGACTGTGGGCCAGGAGGACCCTGGAGGGGACCAGGAGGCCAGGGAGACTACAGGTGCATCTCAGACGTGACAGGGAGGTGGGGGCCTCTCCAGGGAGTCCTGCTGGGGTAGGATGGCTGAGGCAGGGCGGGCGTTCCCAGCGGGGTGGCGGGCCACCATCCAGAATGGGCCTGGCAGCACCTCCCCCCCGACCCAGGAAGCCAGATGGTAGCATCTAGGAAAGGACTGTAATTCCTCTCTGGTCCTCTCCATCACCCCCTCGTCAATCCACATCTGCCTTTTGGCTCCTCAGCAGTCATCCCTGGCTCAAGAGGAACCAACCCTCAGCTTCCCAACTTGTGGGTGCCGTGTAGGGGCTGGGGATGCTGGAGGCTTGAGTTGATGTGAGCGGTCAGAGCTTTCCCCCCCAGAAAAGGAAGTGTAGTGGGGGCTCTGCATCTAACCCGGGATTTTCCAGTCCTGAATTAGATATCCAGATGCTGGATGTGCCCCTGATCAAGGCAGGTCGGAATCTCAGCTCCTGGCTGACGGTTGGGGTGGGGACTGGCTGCTGGAGACCCCAGGAGCCTCATCCCCATCTGGACTGAGGGGGGTCTGCCTCTTCCTTGTGGCGCCCAGGCTCCTTGGGAGCAACTTCCCGGCCTCAGCCTCCATTTTCAAGGCTCACCCTTCAGCCCGACCTCAGAGGCCACGGGACCAGCCACCCCCATACCCTTCAATATTAGGACATCCTAGAAGTCTGGGGCACAGTGCATGCCACTGAGAAACCGCACAGCATCTCCACCTAGTGGAACTCCACATGCGTCGGTGTTCCCAGGGTACAGGCCAGAGCGAGCCTTGCTTCCTTTCATAAGGACCCTTTTCCCATAAAATCCCTCCCCATGGAGTCCCCAAAGTAATCCTTGCTACTTTGAGCACATTCCCGAAAACCCAGGACCACAAAGACAactgggagaaggggaaaaaaataaaccggAGGTTCCCAAGGGGAGAAAGCCAAGGTTTTCACCCTACCTTCCCCTTACCCAAGGCCTACGGGTTAAAAAGTCATCCCTTTCAGGCACAATTAGCAAGTCCAGGGAGATTGGGAACCAATCATTCTTGAGCTAGAGAAAATCATTCTGGGTGCCCAGTGTTGGTGAACCAGACAGAGCCCCTCGGGCAAACAGCAGAGGGCTAGGGAAGCACAGCCTGACATGCCTCCAGCCTCAGGCCAGGTACGTCGGAAGGTGGCAAGATGGGGGTGGGTGAAGAGCCAGACAGTGGGACCTTGCCTGCTGCTGTCTGGGCAGGTGTGGGGTAGGGCTTCAGGAGCTACAGGGAGACTATGCAAAAGGGCAGACAGAGCCCAGAGGGGCAGGGACTGGACTCACATGTTACAGATGCCTTAAAATGCTTTGCGATTTTTGCCCCAAGTCTCAAGAGGGAAGAACAGCTTAGACCTACCTAAAGGGAAGGTGACAAGTACTAATACCTGGACCGCTAATATTTGTCAGCAGTGATCAAACTGGACTTTTTCTTCAAATACACATTTGTAAGAACCAATACCAAAGACCATACTTTTATTACATTGTTGATGGTTAACTGCATGGAGATACAAATTTCAGGAAGTTTCCAGTTCAAAAACCTCAGGCTCTCACCCAAGAACACACTTAATACAATATTTAAAAGTACAAAAGCTCCTTTTGGTTAAGGGACGATACAAGAAACCTCATGAACTTAGTGACACCAGAAATGCCAGTCCACGCGGTCCCAGAAAGTCCATTTCTTGGCTCTCATTGGTAAGAATGTCCCTCTGATAACTGAGCACAAGGTGTTTCTACACCAAATGCGGGAGGCCCAGGTTTTCAGGGCCCAAGCTGATGGCTGCCCTTGTTCCTTTGAACTTCAAATTCTGCCCCTGCCGCCGCACAGCCTGCAAGGAAATTAAGTATCAGTTGATCTTACTTTATACTCTAAGAACAGTCATTCACAGCCTAAAAGATATCTTCAGAAAACCGTAGGTTCACCACCACACAATCTGCCGGTAATTCCAGCTTTTTTAGGTGATTTCATCATTTGATATCCTTTTCTGCATATCCATTTCAACAAAACTAGCTGCTTATCCATTCTACCGTGGGGTGGTCATTGTGTAGACCAGATCTTACATCTTCTTGGGCTGGGGTACTGCTGCCACTGCCGCCCGCTTTAGAACTCTGCTGTGCAGATCCCACTCTTCGGTGCTCAAAGCTTGGCGGGATGAATGAGGCACCCACGGACAGACAGCAGATGCCAAAAGCAACTGGAGGCAGTTCCCATCGTCTTAACCTCCGTTCAAGTCACGTTATCGCAAACAGACCCAAGGCTGTCCATCTCAGAGCAGATAAGCAGTTTGCTCAGGACTGTACAGCCATGACATCAAAAGGAACTCCTGGGCTCACTCTGCCGTCTGGTCCAGACATCACGAACCGAAATCATTCTCAGATATTTTCTCTAATGGTCAAGGGCTGCACCGACACAAAGTATTAGGTCAGCCGGACCTGTATCTGGTCCAGCAGAAACTTCACATGAATCAACAGCTAGGCCTCCTCAACCACGAACTTCTCCAGAGCCCAAAGCTAGCTTACCTCGGAGCAGGCCGATGCTCGGGCTCCCACACGGTGATCACGCGCTGGCCACCCTTCACTAGCTTGCAGCCTGGGTGAAGACAGATTATGGGTCACAGTCCAGCCCAGCTTACTCCTGGGCACCCGCTACTGGTGAGGACGCGTGACTGCAGTCAGCCAGGAACTGGTTTCGTCAGTTATCGCTTCTGACGGCACTTCCTATTAGTGATTTCATCAGAGCAGCCAAGCACCTCACCACAGTACCGCCCCAGAGACCTGGGCTTCGGCTAAAACCGCCGTAAGGCATCCGTGTCTCAATACAGATGTGGCTTAGACATAACTAGGGGCCGCAACCTCCTAACCGTTGCAGTTATGCAACGAGGCAGCGCATAATTACGTCAAATGCATGAAAGCGACAACAGGGTAAGACACCAGGCAGTTATCAGTGCATTTAAGGTTGCAAGACCGACACGGCTAAGTAACAATACGTATTAATCCTTACCCAGACTGGCTCTTAACCTCGGGTTGGGATGCTGCTCCCGTCTCCAAAAGCGAGTGTGTCTACCCTCTGAAACAAAGATTAAGGCGTGCATTTAGGGCAGACTCGGGCAGCTACAGTAACGTAAAGCATCAGGTGTCAGCGACTGCGGTCGGATGGGCTTAGAAATCGTCAGTCCTCGCGTCTGACGGCACTTGCTACGGAATCATCAGGATAGCCGACCAAGCCTCCCTTGCGGCCCCACTACGAACGTCGCTCCGCGCCCTAGGGTGCAGGCAGCCCCGCTTACCTAGTTCTCTCGGGGGGTGCTCACTCCCGGCGGCGAGCCCGGGGTCAGGGGTCCCGAGACGGTGGCTACCCGGCCGGACGAAGACGCACGCGGTCCTCGGGCCTCGGCCCCCAAACTCGGACACAAGGCCACGGCGCCCGCCCTGAGGCCCGCGTGGACGCAGCCGCCCGCCGCCCTCCAGTTAGGCTCCCCGAGGACATCGTTCGAAAAATTAGAaaagctctggggcttccctggtggcgcagtggttgagaatccgcctgccaatgcaggggacacgggttcgagccccggcccgggaggatcccacatgccgcggagcggctgggcccgtgagccatggccgctgagcctgcgcgtccggagcctgtgctccgcaacgggagaggccacagcggtgagaggcccgcgtaccgcaaaaaaaaagaaaaagaaaagctctggCTCCCTCGCCCTTGCTGCCCGCGGACTGGCCTAGACGAACTCACCACCAGCCGCCCCCGACACCTACGGTGGAAAGGCCCCACCACAGCCGTCCCAGCCTCTTAAGCAGTCGGAACATTCCACCCCTCACAGAAGGGAGGGGGATTATGGCAAAAGACTCAACGGAACTTCCAGCCCGTTTAATGGTGCAGGCGCCGCCCCCGGACTCCCCCCTCCTGCAGAGCCCATGGTCTCTTCCGAGGCCGTGGAATTCTGGGTCACAGGGGCACAGCGAGCCCCAGCGCGCGTGCGCAGGTCCAGTGCGCGCCAGCCGTTTGGGGACTTTCCCGCCGCTCCGCCGCCCCTCCGCCCCTCCGCCCCTCTGCCGGGTGGTCCTGAGCGGAGAGTCCGCCGTCGTGAGCTTCCGGTTGCTCCTCTGGAAGGTGGAACGACGGAGGCCCCAG from the Delphinus delphis chromosome 19, mDelDel1.2, whole genome shotgun sequence genome contains:
- the LRRC75A gene encoding leucine-rich repeat-containing protein 75A, with translation MGTRQTKGSLAERASPGAAPGPRRERPDFWASLLLRAGDKAGRAGAGSGLPPYHRRVGMVQELLRMVRQGRREEAGTLLQHLRQDLGMESTSLDDVLYRYASFRNLVDPITHDLIISLARYIHCPKPEGDALGAMEKLCRQLTYHLSPHSQWRRRRGLVKRKPQACLKAVLAGSPPDNTVDLSGIPLTPRDLERVTGYLQRCGEQVDSVELGFTGLTDDMALQLLPALSTLPRLTTLALNGNRLTRALLRDLTDALKDPSKFPSVTWIDLGNNVDIFSLPQPFLLSLRKRSPKQGHLPTILELGEGPGSGDEARDETVGQEDPGGDQEARETTGASQT